A stretch of Blautia liquoris DNA encodes these proteins:
- a CDS encoding precorrin-2 dehydrogenase/sirohydrochlorin ferrochelatase family protein — protein sequence MSENKAFFPMFIDLTDKRILVIGAGKIAVRRIRTLLLFTEQVEVTARKFLPEIQELAAKGKVKVVESTFGEELMDGVFMVLACTDDKRLNSQICATAKKRNILSNNCSDQTECDFFFPSVIKKDELVIGINAGGTDHKKVKEVRRKIERITGYNEADYNRHQKEYTGTDTKRDGKKVHRGSQSGS from the coding sequence ATGAGTGAGAACAAAGCATTCTTCCCTATGTTTATCGATCTTACGGATAAGAGAATTCTGGTGATTGGAGCCGGTAAGATTGCTGTACGCAGGATCAGGACATTACTTTTGTTCACGGAGCAAGTAGAGGTGACGGCTCGAAAATTTCTGCCGGAAATACAGGAACTTGCTGCGAAAGGGAAGGTTAAAGTTGTCGAAAGCACATTCGGTGAAGAACTTATGGACGGGGTCTTTATGGTTCTGGCTTGTACGGATGACAAAAGGCTTAACAGTCAGATCTGTGCCACTGCAAAGAAAAGAAATATCCTTTCCAATAACTGCAGTGATCAGACGGAGTGCGATTTTTTCTTTCCGTCTGTAATTAAGAAAGACGAGTTGGTTATCGGCATCAATGCCGGCGGAACAGATCATAAAAAAGTAAAAGAAGTAAGAAGGAAGATAGAGAGGATCACGGGATATAATGAAGCAGATTACAATCGGCACCAGAAAGAGTACACTGGCACTGATACAAAGCGAGATGGTAAAAAAGTACATAGAGGATCACAATCCGGAAGTTGA
- the hemC gene encoding hydroxymethylbilane synthase, which produces MKQITIGTRKSTLALIQSEMVKKYIEDHNPEVEVRLLKMKTTGDKILDRRLDQVGGKGLFVKELDKALLDSRSDLSVHSLKDLPMEVSDKLPVLAYSKRADPRDALVLPIGASELDLSKPIGTSSRRRIVQLAVLYPEARFESVRGNVQTRLNKLDAGEYGGLVLAAAGLKRLGLDNRISRYYEPEEILPAAGQGILAVQGRAGECYDYLKGFADEAGTFAAQSERSFVRELDGGCSSPIAAFARVRDSQIYLTGLYCDEEMKDVRKGEISGPADMACELGIRLAKRLREEV; this is translated from the coding sequence ATGAAGCAGATTACAATCGGCACCAGAAAGAGTACACTGGCACTGATACAAAGCGAGATGGTAAAAAAGTACATAGAGGATCACAATCCGGAAGTTGAAGTGAGACTTCTGAAGATGAAGACAACCGGAGACAAGATATTGGATCGCCGCCTGGACCAGGTGGGCGGAAAAGGTCTCTTTGTAAAGGAACTGGATAAGGCACTTCTCGATTCGAGAAGCGATCTGTCCGTACATAGTCTGAAAGATCTGCCCATGGAGGTATCCGATAAACTTCCTGTTCTTGCCTATTCAAAGAGAGCGGATCCAAGAGATGCCCTGGTTCTTCCGATAGGGGCGTCAGAGCTGGATTTGTCGAAGCCGATTGGAACCTCAAGCAGACGACGCATTGTACAGCTTGCAGTGCTCTATCCCGAAGCGAGATTCGAGAGTGTCCGGGGAAATGTTCAGACGAGACTGAACAAGTTGGATGCCGGAGAATATGGCGGTCTGGTACTGGCGGCGGCGGGTCTTAAAAGACTGGGGCTCGACAATAGGATTAGCCGATACTATGAACCGGAGGAGATTCTTCCGGCAGCGGGGCAGGGAATTCTTGCGGTACAGGGAAGGGCTGGTGAATGTTACGACTATCTGAAGGGGTTTGCCGATGAAGCAGGTACCTTCGCGGCACAAAGTGAGCGAAGCTTTGTACGGGAATTAGATGGGGGTTGTTCTTCCCCAATTGCTGCATTTGCAAGGGTCAGAGATAGTCAGATCTATCTGACAGGTCTGTACTGCGATGAGGAGATGAAAGATGTAAGGAAAGGCGAGATCAGCGGACCGGCAGATATGGCCTGTGAACTTGGGATCCGTCTAGCGAAGAGATTGAGAGAAGAGGTGTGA
- the hemL gene encoding glutamate-1-semialdehyde 2,1-aminomutase, which produces MKTHSERLFDEAVRYIPGGVNSPVRAYQAVGMTPRFMQGATGPYIFDVDGNKYIDYICSWGPMILGHNDPEVLKSVVEACEYGLSLGTATEIEVCIAKFICTKIPHVEMIRMVNSGTEAVMSAVRVARGFTGRDKIIKFAGCYHGHSDAMLVSAGSGVMTSGVPDSLGVTKGATKDTLTACYNDLESVKELLDANKDRVAAIIVEPVAANMGVVLPKPGFLEGLRKLCDETGSLLIFDEVITGFRLSFGGAAEYFGVRPDLVTYGKIIGGGMPVGAYGGRRDVMSFVSPAGDVYQAGTLSGNPIAMAAGMTQLQILYNHKDKYKELDRLGVKLYGGMEELCHQYDLEAHVNYIGSLGSLFFTQEEVIDYDLAKTADTKEFARYFAFMLEQGIHLAPSQFEAMFLSCMHTDAIIDETLNIFERYLNDTKIV; this is translated from the coding sequence ATGAAGACACATTCAGAACGTTTGTTTGACGAGGCGGTAAGATATATTCCCGGAGGGGTAAACTCGCCGGTTCGGGCCTACCAGGCTGTCGGCATGACGCCCAGATTCATGCAAGGAGCTACAGGGCCTTATATCTTTGATGTGGATGGAAATAAATATATCGATTATATTTGCTCCTGGGGTCCCATGATCCTGGGACACAACGATCCGGAAGTGTTAAAAAGTGTCGTGGAGGCTTGTGAATATGGTTTGAGTCTCGGCACTGCCACTGAGATTGAAGTGTGTATTGCAAAGTTTATCTGTACGAAAATACCGCATGTCGAGATGATTCGTATGGTAAATTCCGGCACGGAGGCAGTGATGAGCGCTGTTCGTGTTGCAAGAGGATTTACCGGAAGAGACAAAATTATTAAATTTGCCGGCTGCTATCACGGTCACAGCGATGCAATGCTGGTCAGTGCGGGGTCCGGAGTCATGACTTCAGGCGTTCCCGACAGTCTGGGCGTGACAAAAGGGGCGACAAAAGACACACTGACAGCGTGCTATAATGATTTGGAGAGCGTCAAAGAGCTGTTGGATGCGAATAAAGATCGGGTAGCAGCCATAATTGTGGAGCCGGTAGCCGCGAATATGGGTGTGGTTCTGCCAAAACCTGGATTTTTGGAAGGACTTCGGAAACTTTGTGATGAGACAGGTTCCCTTTTGATCTTCGATGAGGTGATCACGGGGTTTCGTCTCTCCTTTGGCGGGGCTGCAGAGTATTTTGGAGTACGCCCAGATCTTGTCACCTATGGGAAAATCATCGGCGGAGGAATGCCGGTAGGGGCATATGGTGGAAGGCGGGATGTCATGAGTTTCGTATCTCCGGCAGGAGACGTTTATCAGGCAGGAACTTTGAGCGGCAATCCAATAGCGATGGCTGCAGGAATGACACAGCTGCAGATCCTTTATAATCACAAGGATAAATATAAGGAGCTAGATCGCCTCGGTGTGAAACTTTACGGTGGAATGGAAGAACTTTGCCATCAGTATGATCTTGAAGCACACGTAAACTATATTGGATCTCTGGGAAGTTTATTCTTCACACAAGAAGAAGTCATTGACTACGATTTGGCGAAAACAGCAGATACAAAAGAATTTGCAAGATACTTTGCCTTCATGCTGGAACAGGGGATTCATCTTGCTCCCTCACAGTTTGAGGCGATGTTCCTGTCCTGCATGCATACCGATGCGATTATTGATGAGACATTAAATATATTCGAGAGATACCTGAACGATACAAAGATTGTTTAA
- the cbiQ gene encoding cobalt ECF transporter T component CbiQ, whose amino-acid sequence MIIDKLCYQSKLRYVNAGVKLAYSITTLILCIISRSALISCIVIGVNTWLCVCRGGVLMRRFLRLMGIPLAFLLLSTIAILVNISRTPLDAYAIPIGSYFITGSHAGLHQGISLILTALASVSCLYFLSLNTPMTDILTQLRKLKLPALFIELMLLIYRFIFVLTDVASAITTSQNSRLGNRNFKTSCKSFGSLGSALFIRAMKKSDALYDSMEARCYDGTIHVLTENYPAKSSELLLLILYELLLILLMIWRIR is encoded by the coding sequence ATGATTATTGATAAACTTTGTTATCAGTCAAAACTTCGATATGTCAACGCGGGGGTAAAACTTGCATACAGCATCACCACACTTATTTTATGCATCATCAGCCGTTCCGCACTAATCTCCTGCATTGTGATCGGTGTCAACACCTGGCTTTGTGTCTGCCGCGGAGGAGTTCTTATGCGCCGGTTTCTCAGGCTTATGGGAATTCCTCTGGCCTTTCTTCTCCTGTCTACCATCGCAATCCTTGTAAATATCAGCAGGACCCCACTGGATGCTTATGCCATACCCATCGGAAGTTACTTCATCACCGGAAGCCATGCAGGACTTCACCAGGGAATTTCTCTGATACTGACAGCTCTTGCCAGTGTGTCCTGCCTCTATTTTCTGTCTTTGAATACACCGATGACCGATATTCTGACCCAGCTTCGAAAGCTGAAACTCCCCGCATTGTTTATTGAATTGATGTTGCTGATCTACCGTTTCATCTTCGTGCTGACGGATGTTGCCTCTGCGATTACAACTTCACAGAATTCGCGGCTGGGAAATCGCAACTTTAAAACGTCCTGCAAATCTTTTGGATCACTCGGATCCGCACTGTTTATACGGGCCATGAAAAAATCAGACGCCCTATATGATTCCATGGAAGCACGTTGTTATGACGGGACAATTCATGTATTAACTGAAAATTATCCGGCAAAGAGTTCTGAACTCCTTTTGCTGATTCTATATGAACTGCTATTGATATTACTAATGATCTGGAGAATACGATGA
- the hemB gene encoding porphobilinogen synthase, with product MDQNLRPRRLRGGNTIRKMVRETRMDKSSLIYPMFVMDGMNIKEEISSMPGQYRYSVDRMSAQLELLQQAGVSSVMLFGIPDEKDEVGSQAYARNGIVQRALREGRRLFPDMYFITDVCMCEYTSHGHCGILHGNDVDNDETLKYLSEIALSHVEAGADMVAPSDMMDGRVLAIRHKLDKNGHKDTPIMSYAVKYASAFYGPFRDAADSAPSFGDRKSYQMDFHNSREGIKEALLDVGEGADIIMVKPALSYMDMINKVKEQVNVPVAAYSVSGEYAMVKAAAKNGWIDEERIMCEMAVSTYRAGAQIYLTYYARELAKCMDDGIIG from the coding sequence ATGGATCAGAACTTAAGACCACGCCGTCTGCGTGGAGGAAATACGATCCGAAAGATGGTAAGAGAGACAAGGATGGACAAGTCTTCACTGATCTATCCGATGTTTGTCATGGACGGAATGAATATCAAGGAGGAGATTTCCTCTATGCCTGGCCAGTACCGCTATAGTGTCGACCGAATGTCCGCTCAGCTGGAACTTTTGCAGCAGGCTGGAGTATCAAGTGTGATGCTGTTTGGAATTCCAGATGAAAAAGACGAAGTCGGGAGCCAGGCATATGCCCGGAATGGAATTGTACAGAGAGCACTTCGTGAAGGAAGACGTCTTTTTCCGGATATGTACTTTATCACGGATGTATGTATGTGTGAATATACCTCACACGGTCACTGTGGGATCTTACATGGAAATGATGTCGACAATGATGAGACACTGAAATATTTAAGTGAGATTGCGCTGTCTCACGTCGAGGCGGGAGCAGATATGGTGGCACCGTCTGATATGATGGATGGGCGTGTTCTGGCGATCCGTCATAAGCTGGATAAAAATGGTCATAAAGACACGCCGATTATGTCTTATGCGGTGAAATATGCGTCAGCGTTTTACGGACCGTTCCGCGATGCGGCCGATTCAGCTCCGTCGTTCGGAGACCGAAAAAGTTATCAGATGGACTTCCACAACAGCCGTGAGGGAATTAAAGAGGCACTCTTGGATGTAGGTGAAGGTGCCGATATTATCATGGTAAAGCCCGCCCTTTCCTACATGGATATGATCAACAAAGTGAAAGAACAGGTCAATGTTCCTGTAGCTGCATACAGCGTCAGTGGGGAATATGCGATGGTGAAGGCTGCAGCTAAAAATGGCTGGATCGATGAGGAGAGAATTATGTGTGAGATGGCAGTATCCACTTATCGGGCGGGGGCACAGATCTATCTCACCTACTATGCGAGGGAACTGGCAAAATGCATGGATGATGGTATCATCGGATAG
- the hemA gene encoding glutamyl-tRNA reductase, with protein MSVQMVGIDYHRADVDIRAAFSFTKKNAGEAMKYLTEKSVVSGCVIISTCNRMELWVNTAQDECISLADELCELKGVSRKEYDCYFEQRSGDNAIRHLFRLACGLDSMILAEDQIVSQVKDALSIARENYCTDNVLEVLFRKAVTAAKKVKSRVTFTHGNATAVSRAVDMLKSQGYHFKNKRCMVIGNGEMGRISASTLREEGAAVTVTVRQYRSGVVQIPAGCNRINYGERMELLPRCDLVVSATASPNYTIRRELFDQNGKMDHPIYVIDLAVPRDVEPEVGEIENITLYDIDDFKITAQDANREAIIRAEKILDEEMEDFFNWYNCRDLIPRIQKLQEEAVKDLNLRISKKMHKSSLEEIEQQLLLEQIDVSAGKVVGKMMFGLRDHLENDCFRECLDGLEKLYE; from the coding sequence ATGAGTGTACAAATGGTCGGCATTGATTATCATCGCGCCGATGTGGATATACGAGCTGCTTTTTCATTTACGAAAAAAAATGCCGGTGAGGCCATGAAATATCTGACAGAAAAGTCCGTAGTATCCGGATGCGTGATTATATCTACCTGCAACCGCATGGAGTTGTGGGTTAATACAGCACAAGACGAGTGCATCTCTCTGGCAGATGAATTGTGTGAATTAAAGGGAGTATCAAGAAAAGAGTATGACTGCTATTTTGAACAGCGCAGTGGGGATAACGCAATAAGACACCTCTTTCGTCTGGCCTGTGGCTTGGATTCCATGATCCTTGCAGAAGATCAGATTGTGTCACAGGTGAAAGACGCTCTATCTATTGCGAGAGAAAATTACTGCACAGATAATGTACTCGAGGTGCTTTTCAGGAAAGCAGTGACTGCTGCCAAAAAGGTGAAAAGCAGAGTGACTTTTACCCATGGAAATGCAACAGCAGTAAGTCGTGCGGTGGATATGTTGAAATCTCAGGGATACCATTTTAAGAACAAGCGCTGCATGGTTATCGGAAATGGCGAGATGGGCAGAATTTCGGCCTCGACATTAAGAGAGGAAGGTGCCGCCGTCACGGTTACTGTGCGTCAGTACAGAAGCGGAGTGGTACAGATTCCTGCCGGCTGCAATAGAATTAATTACGGCGAGAGGATGGAACTTTTGCCCCGATGCGATCTGGTGGTGAGCGCTACAGCGAGCCCGAATTACACAATACGAAGGGAACTATTTGATCAGAATGGGAAGATGGATCATCCGATTTATGTCATTGATCTTGCGGTTCCGCGGGACGTTGAGCCAGAAGTGGGAGAGATTGAGAATATTACATTATATGACATCGATGATTTCAAGATTACTGCACAGGATGCAAACCGTGAGGCAATCATTCGGGCAGAGAAGATTCTGGATGAGGAGATGGAAGATTTCTTTAACTGGTATAACTGCAGAGATCTGATTCCAAGAATACAGAAACTGCAGGAAGAGGCAGTCAAAGACCTGAACCTTCGGATCAGCAAAAAAATGCATAAATCATCCCTTGAGGAGATAGAACAACAGCTTCTGCTGGAGCAGATTGATGTCTCTGCAGGAAAAGTTGTGGGTAAGATGATGTTCGGACTTCGTGATCATCTTGAAAATGATTGTTTCCGGGAATGTCTGGACGGACTGGAGAAATTATATGAGTGA
- the cobA gene encoding uroporphyrinogen-III C-methyltransferase, producing the protein MSEGKVWLVGAGPGDAGLLTKKAESVLKGADVVVYDRLVGDGILTMIPESARMIDVGKNAGHHTKQQEEINQILLLEAQKGNLVVRLKGGDPFLFGRGGEELELLIEHGIPFEIIPGVPSPIAVPAYNGIPVTHRDYCSSVHFITGHKKAGEEYDIDFDALVRTKGTLVFLMGLGALDDICRGLLDAKIDPGMPASVLQQGTTAGQKRVVATVSTLSDAVRREKIETPALIVVGKVCELSKKFEWYEKLPLSGCKVVITRPGGKNSRSAEKLRRQGAEVLELPAIRTEVIPDNQRLLQCIQNVKSYQWIAFTSTTGVRIFFEAMAKEHCDIRNLMQCRFAAVGRATKKALAQCGFFADLVPEGSDGASLGEELAKVCGPYDKILLPRAEAGGHEILDEIGKRKDLVVDDVSIYTTTYKRSGYLDERRLFETGKIDCAVFTSASTVKGFVEATQGLDYTLVTAACIGKQTKAAADACGMKTFMSDKATMDSLVDLVIELKKNNQKGS; encoded by the coding sequence ATGAGCGAGGGAAAAGTATGGCTGGTAGGTGCAGGTCCCGGAGATGCGGGACTTCTCACTAAAAAGGCAGAAAGTGTGTTGAAAGGTGCGGATGTTGTCGTATACGACCGGCTAGTCGGTGACGGGATACTTACGATGATTCCAGAGAGTGCTAGGATGATCGACGTGGGGAAAAATGCCGGCCATCACACGAAACAGCAGGAGGAAATCAATCAGATTCTCCTTTTGGAAGCACAGAAGGGTAATCTGGTTGTAAGGCTGAAGGGAGGAGATCCTTTTCTCTTTGGAAGAGGCGGTGAGGAGCTTGAACTTCTGATTGAACATGGCATCCCCTTTGAGATTATCCCCGGAGTGCCTTCTCCGATCGCGGTGCCTGCCTATAACGGGATACCAGTGACACACAGAGATTACTGTTCTTCGGTGCATTTCATTACAGGTCACAAAAAGGCTGGTGAAGAATACGATATTGATTTTGATGCTCTGGTAAGAACAAAGGGGACGCTGGTGTTCCTGATGGGTCTTGGCGCACTCGATGACATCTGCAGGGGACTTCTGGATGCGAAGATAGATCCCGGTATGCCTGCATCTGTCCTGCAGCAGGGGACCACAGCCGGACAAAAAAGAGTTGTGGCCACAGTTTCCACACTTTCGGATGCAGTCAGACGAGAGAAAATTGAGACACCGGCCCTGATCGTGGTCGGAAAAGTGTGCGAACTTTCAAAAAAGTTTGAATGGTATGAGAAACTTCCGCTGTCAGGGTGCAAAGTGGTAATCACCCGCCCGGGAGGAAAAAATTCAAGGTCAGCGGAAAAGCTGAGACGTCAGGGAGCAGAAGTTCTCGAACTTCCGGCGATCCGGACCGAAGTGATCCCAGACAATCAAAGACTTTTGCAATGTATTCAAAATGTGAAAAGTTATCAGTGGATTGCTTTTACAAGTACCACTGGGGTGCGTATTTTCTTTGAAGCAATGGCAAAAGAGCACTGTGATATCAGGAATCTGATGCAATGTCGGTTTGCAGCCGTTGGAAGAGCCACTAAGAAGGCGCTTGCACAGTGCGGATTTTTTGCCGATTTGGTTCCGGAGGGTTCTGACGGTGCCTCTCTTGGAGAAGAACTTGCGAAAGTCTGTGGACCATATGATAAGATTCTTCTTCCGAGAGCAGAGGCCGGAGGTCATGAGATTCTCGATGAGATTGGGAAGAGAAAAGATCTTGTCGTGGATGATGTTTCGATTTATACCACAACATACAAAAGATCAGGCTATCTGGATGAACGAAGACTCTTCGAGACGGGGAAGATTGACTGTGCGGTCTTCACCAGTGCCTCCACGGTAAAAGGATTTGTGGAAGCGACGCAAGGGTTAGATTATACTCTTGTGACCGCTGCCTGTATCGGAAAACAGACGAAAGCGGCCGCAGACGCCTGTGGTATGAAAACCTTTATGTCTGACAAGGCTACTATGGACAGCCTTGTCGATTTGGTGATAGAATTAAAAAAGAACAATCAGAAAGGAAGTTAA
- a CDS encoding energy-coupling factor ABC transporter permease: MNKKQKKLVALAAALAISFGIIPAANAMHIMEGYLPPVYCIVWGVICIPFFVAGFFSIKNTLNTNRRALTILAMAGAFIFVISSLKIPSVTGSCSHMTGTGLGAILFGPAAVSILGIIVLVFQAILLAHGGLTTLGANTFSMAIAGPFLSYGIYKLCMKLKVNKLVSIFLAATLGDLFTYCITAFQLALAHPSEAGGVPASAVKFLAVFAPTQVPLAILEGIITVLIIIGLETYAKKELKSIGFMKEA; this comes from the coding sequence ATGAACAAGAAACAAAAGAAACTTGTGGCGCTTGCTGCCGCACTGGCGATCAGCTTTGGTATCATACCGGCTGCGAATGCGATGCACATTATGGAAGGATACCTTCCCCCGGTCTATTGTATTGTATGGGGGGTTATCTGTATTCCTTTCTTTGTTGCAGGATTTTTTTCCATCAAAAATACGCTGAATACCAATCGGCGTGCCCTTACAATTCTGGCAATGGCCGGAGCTTTCATCTTCGTGATATCATCACTGAAGATTCCGTCTGTAACCGGAAGCTGCTCTCACATGACCGGAACGGGCCTCGGAGCGATTCTTTTCGGACCTGCCGCTGTCAGCATACTGGGAATCATCGTACTTGTGTTCCAGGCAATTCTTCTGGCACACGGAGGCCTTACAACACTCGGTGCCAACACGTTCTCCATGGCAATCGCAGGACCGTTCCTCTCTTATGGAATCTATAAGCTTTGCATGAAACTCAAAGTCAATAAGCTGGTCTCCATCTTCCTTGCAGCCACTTTAGGGGATCTCTTTACATACTGTATTACAGCTTTCCAGCTGGCACTGGCTCATCCGTCAGAGGCCGGAGGCGTCCCGGCATCCGCTGTGAAATTTTTGGCTGTTTTCGCACCTACCCAGGTCCCGCTTGCGATCCTCGAAGGAATCATCACCGTCCTGATCATCATCGGCCTGGAAACATATGCGAAAAAAGAACTGAAATCCATCGGTTTTATGAAGGAGGCTTAA
- a CDS encoding energy-coupling factor ABC transporter substrate-binding protein has product MKEKKNTKLVVILLIVAILIAFVPLFALKGAEFGGSDDAGSEVVAEVDSSYEPWAEPILEKIIGGELPGEVESLLFCLQTGIGVGIIAYCMGRLVERKKLGKEDQDL; this is encoded by the coding sequence ATGAAAGAGAAAAAAAATACCAAACTTGTAGTGATTCTGCTGATTGTGGCCATACTGATCGCATTCGTTCCACTGTTTGCTTTAAAAGGCGCCGAGTTCGGCGGATCTGATGATGCCGGAAGCGAAGTAGTGGCAGAAGTTGACAGCAGCTATGAGCCATGGGCTGAGCCGATTCTTGAAAAAATTATCGGTGGTGAACTCCCAGGTGAAGTAGAAAGTCTTTTATTCTGTCTCCAGACCGGAATCGGTGTCGGCATCATCGCATACTGCATGGGCCGTCTTGTGGAGCGCAAAAAGCTGGGCAAAGAAGATCAGGATCTGTAA